Sequence from the Acidimicrobiia bacterium genome:
TCGGCGATGAGCGGGGCGACGATGCAGTCGCGCTGGTCCCGCTGCGCGAGGTGCGCGCGCACCCGAGGATCGCGCGTGCCCTTCGCTCCGACGACAAGACGTCCGCTCTCGACGAGTGCGGCGAGCGACGGGTGGAGCATCGGCTCGACCGTTCGGCGCGGCACCTCGGAGTCGCCTTCGAGCAGGAGCCAGTCGATGCCCTGGTTGTCGCCGTTCGGCAGGATCGCGAGCTCCGCGATCTCCGAGCGCAGCATCTGCCGCGCCTGTGCGAGCACGTCGGTGACGATCTGCTCGGCATCGCCCGAGCCGCGCACGGCCTGCGTGAACTCGTAGAGGAGCTCCAAGCTCGCGTGCCGCTGCCGCAGCGACGCGTACTCGCGGTAAGCGAAGCAGAGGATGAGGCCGATCGCGGCGAGCAGGATCGCGCCGCGCCCGTCGGCCCAGAGGACGGTGACGGCGACGAGGCCGACGCACGCGTTGAACGCGGCGCCGAGCAGCGCGACGCCCAGCACCGCGCGCAGTTGGCCGATCGTCACGCGCTTCTGGTGGATCCAGATGACGACGCTGACGGTCACGACGCTGACGATCGCGGCGGCGATCGCGGCGACGACGGCCGCGGCCCACAGCGACGGTCCGATGCGCACCGGTCCGCCGAGGAGTGCGTGGAACACCACGATCGCGACGCAGTCCTCGAGCACGAAATGACTCAGGTTGAAGACGAGCTTCAGCAGCGCCTGACGACGGTGGAGGATCAGCACCGCGCCCGCGCCGATGAGGTGCGCGAGCAGCAGGTGACCGGGGCTCGCGAACACGAGCGCGACGACGAGCGGGATCTCGTTGAGTGACACCGAGTGCGCGTCGCGTCGGAACTCGATGTGGACGATCGTGAACTCCGACGCCGCGTACGCGACCGCGAACAGCAGCCACGGGATGTGGAGCGCGACGCCGGTCGTCGTCAGGTTCCGGGCCGCGCCGAGATAGGTCGCGATCGCGCCCGCCGCGATGACGAGCGACAGCACGAGCACCCACCCCAGCGGCGCGCGTGACCGAGCGACGCGGTGGGGCCCGTCGTCATCAGGCGCCACGGGAGGCGCGTCTCGGCTGGGCTCCACCCCTTCACATCGGCGTCGCCAGGCCGGATTTGAGGCGCGATCCGCCCTGCGCGCGACTTGTGACGAGGTCGTCGCGCCTGGTCAGAGGCTTTTCGAGCGAACCCGTCGAGTCGCCGAGGTGCGCACTCGGCACCCGGCCGACGGCATGGCGAAGAGGCCAACAGTTGCTAAGGTGCAACACATGGCTCCACGGACCGCGTCCGAGATGGCTTCGGACTCATCCGCGACCGACTCCCTCGACGCCGCGACGGACGCCGTGCTCCTTGCTTCCCGGGCGCTGGTCGGCGTCGCGGTCCGGTCGCTGGAACCGGTCGCGATCACGTTGCCCCAGTTCCGGGCGCTCGTCCTGCTCGCGCAGCACGGGCCTCAGAACGTGGGGGGTCTGGCCGAGCTGCTCGCGATCCACCCGTCGACCGCGACCCGCCTCTGCGATCGCCTGCTCGCGCTGGGGCACATCGAGCGCGCGACTTCGCGTGAGAGCCGGCGCGAGGTGACCGTCGTGCTCAGTGCGCGCGGTCGGGCGCTGGTCCGCAAGGTGACCGTTCGCCGGCGCGAGGAGATCCAGGCGGTCGTCGCCGCGCTGTCACCGGCTCGGCGGGCCGAGC
This genomic interval carries:
- a CDS encoding GAF domain-containing protein, with translation MLSLVIAAGAIATYLGAARNLTTTGVALHIPWLLFAVAYAASEFTIVHIEFRRDAHSVSLNEIPLVVALVFASPGHLLLAHLIGAGAVLILHRRQALLKLVFNLSHFVLEDCVAIVVFHALLGGPVRIGPSLWAAAVVAAIAAAIVSVVTVSVVIWIHQKRVTIGQLRAVLGVALLGAAFNACVGLVAVTVLWADGRGAILLAAIGLILCFAYREYASLRQRHASLELLYEFTQAVRGSGDAEQIVTDVLAQARQMLRSEIAELAILPNGDNQGIDWLLLEGDSEVPRRTVEPMLHPSLAALVESGRLVVGAKGTRDPRVRAHLAQRDQRDCIVAPLIADDKLIGVLAVANRLGDVTSFDEQDGRLFETIAAHTSVTLQNARLVDRLRHEALHDNLTGLPNRVLFLQRLADSLARQRPTDP
- a CDS encoding MarR family transcriptional regulator, with the protein product MAPRTASEMASDSSATDSLDAATDAVLLASRALVGVAVRSLEPVAITLPQFRALVLLAQHGPQNVGGLAELLAIHPSTATRLCDRLLALGHIERATSRESRREVTVVLSARGRALVRKVTVRRREEIQAVVAALSPARRAELVSGFEAFAAAAGERPDDAWKLGWST